AGGTGGCCAAAACAACTTGGAATAACAAGGGAAATCAGACAAAGGTGAGATCCGACGTTGATCCAAGTGAAAAACACTAATCCCAAACTCAGTTGAATGACAATTGCGATCCATAAATATCACACAATTCCCATTGCCATTAcatttagaagaaaaaacacaatctTCCCCCAAAAACAAAACCCTatcccccaaatttctcacctCCACCCACTTCTTCTCCTTCTCATCAAGCCTAAACACATCAAATTTCACAGCTCTCTCTGCTACAATATCATTACCTGTTTCTCCATCATCCAAACTATAATTCCCAAGACAAGATAAATATTTATCCACCAGTAACAATTCACCATCACTCTCCACTAAAAATTTCTTATCTCCCCCAAACACAGCCTCAGCCTCCGCCACCAAATCCAAACTTAAATCCGGTTCCACTGCAACAGTCCGACCAGTACCATCAACTGCAATAGGCCGCCCATTAAAAACACAGACATCGTCATAAAACATCGTCGGCATTTCAGGAATTATCGTCCACTGCTCATCACCACATCGGAAAATAGCAAGTTTCCCGGAAACATGAATAGTGAGGAGAACAGAACAAGGATCATTTTCATTTCCGCTATGACACGTGTCATAAACAACGAGTTTTTCCATGTAGAGTGAGGTGTTGTCGTTGATAAAGAGAGGAGATTGAGAAGGGAATTGACCGATGACGAATTCGCGACCGAGATCGATGACAGAGAGATGGTTGAAATCGATCACGTGAGGGGAATGAAGAGGGAATTGTTTGTCACGTGAGAGAGGATGCCAGAGATGAATTAGGTCATGTGAATCTGGACCAATTTTGATTAACCAAGGTTGTAGGGTTTGTTGATTTGGGGGTGGAGTGATGAGGAATAAGGTTCGTTTGGAGAGAGGGAATGTGGAagcgttgttgttgttggaattGGAATTGGAATGATCATCGATGTTGTTGGAATTGGAAGGGGTTGGGAATTTGGAAGGTAAATTGagatggtgatgatgatttttggGAACGGAAGAACGCCATGATGAACAAACGGAACGAAATCGGAGTTGATAGAATTCGCTGTTGAGTTTTTCGGATATGAATTGTAGAAGATCTTTAGGGAGTTGAGTCCAGTCTGCCGCCATGAATGGTGGTGGTGACGGTGGTGGCGGTTGTTTGCCTCTGGAAATTGGAAAGTAGAAGACGGTGATGATGATTGACAAAACAAGGAAGGCAAAAGCTAACATTTGCTCCGACATTTGTTTCTCTCCCTCCTATTCCAAGAAATTTTATATAGAAACACTTTCAAAAagggaaaatgttaaacagtgctcTCAGTATACTCTTTAAGCATCtaagtttttgttaaaattttatgaaaatgtgtgaaTTCAATTTATTGGAAATCgaaatgtttcactttttgGATGAATTATTTCTTTgaatgaaatgcttaaagagtgtccggTGACACTAtttagcaagacccttaaaaaaattaagcaacCAGAAAAATGCTTCTTTtcgtcctttttataaggaatattttgggaaaaaatattagttatttttataaaaactttgaccaattttccacTTATgtccttatttttttatgagagagaatttaaaaataagtaagttagttgaatcaagagtaattaaataaaggtatatatagaataaatttaaatttttatgagtattaaatgaaaataatcatttacgatgtgtttcttataaaaataactgGAGGGAGTACTGATCTTACCTGATCAGAAGAGTGATCGCGTCTGACGTTGCTTCGTTCAAGCCTCTGGAGGGGGTTATGTATTTGCAGgtgctccgacgctcaagtcagtgagAGTGAAACAAAGATTTTCTATGCGTGAATGAATACGTACTTTGTGAGGATTGTAAAAGTTGTATGTATAACCCTCAACGctgggccaaggcccttgaccatcaagtggctgccggaaaatgGCTGAAGAACTAtgatgagcagttaatgctcatcattccggtggtCAAGCGTTATAGTGCGTGGAGACACTGTCACCGTTGACCAGAGTTGGTCTTTGTGGGATGTTCCAGATAGTTTACGAAGAGAAGACAGATGCGAGACAACAGAGGATGTGGGAGCTTGCTATGCCAACTATCTTCCCCTTGCTTCACCTGACAAAATGAATCTAAAGACCACTAAATTGAAAAGTATGcttaaatcatatatatatatatatatatatatatatatattgaacaaAACTTAAACTATAAAGGGGAATGAAACTCAATAGGATAGAATATGCTTAATCATACATATGGAACAAACCTTAAAGATGTCCCTCGAATATTTTTCACATGCTTGAGGTTACATACATTGTAGGGATTCCTTCTATTTATGGGACATATGCATAGTTTCTTATCTCTATACTTCATTTTGGTTGTGGTATGATCTTAGGTGTTGTGG
This portion of the Trifolium pratense cultivar HEN17-A07 linkage group LG3, ARS_RC_1.1, whole genome shotgun sequence genome encodes:
- the LOC123912698 gene encoding F-box protein SKIP23-like, with product MSEQMLAFAFLVLSIIITVFYFPISRGKQPPPPSPPPFMAADWTQLPKDLLQFISEKLNSEFYQLRFRSVCSSWRSSVPKNHHHHLNLPSKFPTPSNSNNIDDHSNSNSNNNNASTFPLSKRTLFLITPPPNQQTLQPWLIKIGPDSHDLIHLWHPLSRDKQFPLHSPHVIDFNHLSVIDLGREFVIGQFPSQSPLFINDNTSLYMEKLVVYDTCHSGNENDPCSVLLTIHVSGKLAIFRCGDEQWTIIPEMPTMFYDDVCVFNGRPIAVDGTGRTVAVEPDLSLDLVAEAEAVFGGDKKFLVESDGELLLVDKYLSCLGNYSLDDGETGNDIVAERAVKFDVFRLDEKEKKWVEVRNLGDRVLFLGEDCVFSSKCNGNGNCVIFMDRNCHSTEFGISVFHLDQRRISPLSDFPCYSKLFWPPPEWVGLRVDNNRALILD